In the genome of Lactuca sativa cultivar Salinas chromosome 3, Lsat_Salinas_v11, whole genome shotgun sequence, the window TTGACAAAAGTCATCCTTCATTTGCAGCAGAAGTATGTAACGTAAGATTAGGCCTAAGTACAGATGGGTTTGCACCACATGGAGCATATGGAAAACAATATTCACATTGGCCTATTATTCTAACACCTTATAATTTCCCACCTTCTATGTGCATGAAAGAGCCTTACATGTTTTTGACCGCACTTGTGCCAGGACCGTCAAACCCTAAGCATAAAATAGATGTATTTTTGCAACCAGTTGTTGCAGAGTTGGAGCAATTATGGGAAGATGGCGTAGTAACATATGATATATCTGTAAAACAAAATTTCCATCTAAGAGCAGCTTTGAAGTGGACAATAAGCGATTTTCCAGCATATGCAATCTTATCTGGATGGTCTACAGTAGGTAAGCTAGCATGTCCACACTGTGTGAAACATACATAAGCATTCAGACTGGAGAATGGTAATAAGATGTCATGGTTTGACTGTCGTAAAATATTTCTACAGGTAATCACCCATATAGAAAGCATAAAAATAAGTTCAGGAAGAATCCTCTAGTGATAGAAGGTCATCCTCCAAATAAGAATGTTGAACAAACTTTAAGGGAGATTGAACAATTGGGTTTGGTAAAAGTGACTGAACTAAATGTTGATGATGTAAACAAAAGATGTGGCGATCATGGTTGGAAAAAGAAAAACATATTTTGGGATTTACCATATTGGAAAACAAACCTCATTAGACATAATTTTGATGTTATGCATATTGTTaaaaatgtatttgaaaactttttttaCACTGTAATGGATGTCAAGGGGAAAATGAAAGATAATGTAGTAGCCAGAAGAGATCTGAAGCTCTATTGTAGGAAGAGAAAAGGAGTCGAAGATAATGAAAGAGCATACTACACTCTGGACAAGAATCAAAAGAAAGTCATATGCCAATGGGTGGAGAAATTACGTTTCCCTGATCATGTTTCTAATTTGGGGAGTTGTGTTGATTTAACAGGCTGTAGACTGTTCGGAATGAAAATCCACGATTGTCATGTTTTTATGCAAAGATCGATGCCAATTGCATTTCGGGAGATGTTGCCACAACAAGTATGGGAAGCATTAGCAGAGTTGAGTATTTTCTTCAAAACATTAACAACAACATTAATCACAACAAAAGACATGGGAAGGATTGAAACTTAGATCCCAACAATATTATGTAAATTAGAGACTATCTTTCTCCCTGGTATTTTTAACTCCGTGGAACATTTAATAGTACATTTTTCATACGAAGCGAAGATAGTCGGTCCTGTCCATTATCGGTGGATGTATCCATTTGAAAGGTTTGTATGGTACATTGTaatgtatgttgctatttttgtaAGCTAATTTAAATAATATTCACTATAGGTATCTAAATCAGTTGAAAAAATATGTGAAAAATAAAGCTCGAGTGGAAGGGTCCGTTGTTAACACATACTTGCTACGTGAAGCATCAATATTTTGCTCTCATTATTTCGAGACTGGTGTCCCCACACGTAATAGAAAGTTGCCTCGAAATGATGATGGAGGAGGAGATGAGCAAGCGGATGCTAACAATGACATGTTAGATATATTTTCATATCTTGGGCGTCATTATGGAAGATTCACGATTAGAATGATGTCTGATGAGGAAGTGCATGCTGCCCAAACTTACATACTCCTTAACGAAGATAAGATCAAGCATTACATCAAGTTCGTACGTAATATATgcatcacttttaattataataatcatTTGGTGTATAAAAGCTATGATCGAATAACATTTACATGCATGATTTTGTTTATTACATTCATAGTTACTTTAAAATGTTATTGAAATGTTGATATACATAATATTTGAAGAACATTTGAATGAACTTATGGGGGATATGGATGAACAGGTCCTTGCAGCTGAAGTTGAGAAGAACTTTGCATTATGGTTTCAAAACTATGTGGgtgttattttgtattttttttaaatttattattttttgttatggTTATAATTAACTCTAATTAAGTGTTTTACCGTTTTTCATATAGGCACGTAAGATCCCGATAAACAACAAGTATATATCTGACCTTTCCAAAATGTCATTCAAAAAAGTGAAATTATATAGTGTATACTTTGTCAATGGTTACAAGTTTCACACAGAAGCTCATAATCTAAACAAATTAACAACCAATAGCGGATTGTGTGTTAGTAGCCAAGGAGGTGATTAATATGGTAAGGTAGAGGAAATTTTAGAAGTCGAGTACCCTGGTTCCTCAATTAAAACCACAATTTTGTTTAAATGTCATTGGTATGATCCAACACCTAACATAGGAGTTAAGGTTCACAAACCATATAACTTGGTCGAGATAAACGTCAAAAGAAAATACAACAAGTTCGAGCCATTTGTTTTAGCCATGCAAACCACTCAAGTGTGTTACATTCCCTACCCAAGTTCGAAAACAAACAACATGGACTGGTGGGTTGTATTTAAAGTTAAACCTCATGGTTGGACCGATGAAAATCATCCTCAGAAAGACGTTGCTTTCCAAGAAGATGAAGTTGAATCAAATGAAATCATTATACCAAGTCTAGCCGATACAGACAATCATAATGATGATCACGAAATTTCAAGCAACGGTTCGGATAATGAAAATAATATtgatgaagaaggtgaaattcATGAGGACGACAATGATGGTATTCCTAACAGTGAGGATAGTTATGAGTATAGTACATCGAgcaatgaagaagaagatgatgaagaagaaaaggAGGAAGAAGATAATGACTagatgtttttgtgtgtttaatgTTTATTGCGACGAAGTTAATTTGTAATTTGGTTTAATATCAATACATAAATGTAAACTAGCATGAAAGCCCGGGCTTCGCCCCGGGATTTTTTTGTGTTTACATCATTCTGTTAAAAGGACATTTTAGTCATTTTTTCTTGCTATGTTGTTTGAGTAGGATGAAGTATTTGTAAAATCCATGTTATTTTTGTGATGAATTGTACttaatgtaattaaaaaaaaagtttgtaaTGAATTTGTTATTAAGAAAAATAATctacatatattatatatactTTAACATGCCCggttaatataattaaaaataactttGTAATGAATTCATTATTAATTATTCATTATAATACTATGTTATAAATAAATTATACACAACTTGATTAGCAAAACTGGCTTAACCACGCCATTTTCTAGCATAAGCTTAAGTTCGAGTCTGCTTGCCAGCAATAtttcatttttacattttttagccATTAGTTTATACCACATATTACCAATTCAAAAACATTTTATTCAAACCATATCTTACATAGTATAACAAAATTAATTAAGCATACAACATCCCAATAAATGTCGTCACAAATTACCTACGCGTTTTGTTCCATAGCAAAACAAGCAAACGAAATCATATTTCATAGcagaatttcctagcaaatacCTACGAATGGTACTTCCATAACAATTCAACTATGGAATTGGTTTCCGTCACAAACTCCGTTGCATATTAACTACGATGATGAATTCCATAGCAACAGTACAACGGAAAGTGATTTGGTAACAAATGGCGTTGGAAAATTTCTACGAATTTTTTTCCATAGAACTATCGGTAGCATAATACCAACGGATATGGAGTCGGTAGCATTTTCCCAAGCCACTCCCACTCTCGCTATCAGAAATAAAATATGTAGACAATGTGGTAACAAAATTGCTATGGAACGACATTTCATAGCACGATCCATTGCAGATTAACAATGACAATCTGTTCCATAGCAACCTTCCCTAGCAAACTCGCGTTTTTCTTGTAGCGACATAGTGGTTGAACTTCACAAAATTTCAACTTCGGGGGACTGTAAGTCATTGAATATCAAATCAAAAAAGACAAAATTATaatctaaactcatgtacaatcTCTAAGATACACGTTGCAAAAAACCTCATGATAATCCGACTTcgaacgaattagatatgcatttttaaaatttcacaaaatataaaaataaagttgAAAAACAGATCCCGACTTTGGGTGACCGTAAGTCAAAGAATATTAAagcaaaaatgacaaaattatagtctaaaatcatgcaCAAACTCTAAGCTACATGTTGCAAAAACAACCTCATGATAATCCGACTTCAAACTAAATAGATatgtatttttaaattttcacaaaacataaaaataaagctGAAAAACAGAAAATTCACAGCATTGATATCTCGACTCTAGGGGACTGTAATTCAATGAAtgtgaaaccaaaaatgacaaaattatagtctaaactcatgtacaaactctaaactacacgcagaaaaaaaaaccttcatgATAATCCGACTTCTAATGAATTAGATATGCATTTCTAAAATttcacaaaaatataaaaataaagctGAAAACAAAAAATTTACAGCATTGATATCCCGACTCTTGGGgactataagtcaatgaatatgaaaccaaaaatgacaaagttatagtctaaaatcatgtacaaacaatAAACTACACTCTGGAAAAAACCTCATGTAAATACGACTTCAAAAGAATGAGATATtcatgttttaaacttttcataaAAACCGGATCCGGTTCCTAACATGGTTCCGATTCTTAAACCCGATTTACCCGGACCTGAAGGACCCGAAACCtagattacccggaacccggataaagccattCTTTAAACCTAGGACCCGGACCAGTTCTACATAATctggttctaacggttccggttccggtccgattcCAGTTCCGAtctggttttccggttctaaatctcatccctactcTTTATATCTATGAAATGGTCTTAACTAATAGTACAACTTTCCtctagattgttttggctagttTTTATTTACACCTGTTGGCCTAACGGGGGTATGATtttaatgattttataaaaaaaacatatcttCTTCACACGGACTCTGTTTGCGACATTCTTTGTCTTATTGTTCTCACCTAGAGAAGTACTACGACTTTCCTTTTGGTGACACTTGCTAAAATGCAACCAATTTCTTAATCCTATTTTGACGTTAGTAACTTTAATTTGGTGGTTGATTTTACTTTTTATAGAAATCAAAACTGCTCCAATCGAAGTTAGATTTTAACGAAGTTTATATCCCTAGAATCACATCATCGTGTAATTTCCAAATTTATTAACCAACTTAGAAAATGGCATGACTTTTTGGATACTCATTTTTGAGATTATGAGTCCATTTGTCCTTAAATGTAAGAGTATACTCatatttattataaaaatgaaatatcaCATTGATACTCGATTACATTTATTTATCTAAGCTAATTTCTAACGGTGGTTAGTGACGAAGTTTTCCGAGTTGCTTCTATTAACTCCAGATAAGCAGGTTCCTTCTATTAACTTTCTGAAGCGATATTTGCTTCATCTTCTGCTGCCTACTGGGTCATATAGGATGCTCGTTCCTTTGGTTTCAGCTACATGTTTGGCTTTATAGCTCCTCTCCCCTTTGGCAGTCTTGCTTCAAATGTCCTTCTTCGCCACACTTAAGGCAAACTTCCTTCTTGACCGTGCATTCAT includes:
- the LOC111921775 gene encoding uncharacterized protein LOC111921775; translated protein: MVGSLYENKKLIQALGLHVEMIDCCKYRCMIYWRRDKDLYRCKFCNADRYKRSKNLARCSRISFKKMHYFPLTPRLKRLYASQATATSMRWHSENHAHDVGVMCHPSDSEAWKHFDKSHPSFAAEVCNVRLGLSTDGFAPHGAYGKQYSHWPIILTPYNFPPSMCMKEPYMFLTALVPGPSNPKHKIDVFLQPVVAELEQLWEDGVVTYDISVKQNFHLRAALKWTISDFPAYAILSGWSTVGNHPYRKHKNKFRKNPLVIEGHPPNKNVEQTLREIEQLGLVKVTELNVDDVNKRCGDHGWKKKNIFWDLPYWKTNLIRHNFDVMHIVKNVFENFFYTVMDVKGKMKDNVVARRDLKLYCRKRKGVEDNERAYYTLDKNQKKVICQWVEKLRFPDHVSNLGSCVDLTGCRLFGMKIHDCHVFMQRSMPIAFREMLPQQVWEALAELSIFFKTLTTTLITTKDMGRIET